From the genome of Desulfobaculum xiamenense, one region includes:
- a CDS encoding ABC transporter substrate-binding protein: MLSGPTLLNSIFVGDRVADVARALGCYPKAMIGGQVPMVERAYPFAEQLECILCVMGPKRKLLYKAYEKMGIEYVVLENSGDEPNPASIAPELEAKGLRARTIDFTHGIPHAIEEAGRVFGREKAAAKLLRTYEKDIATIDAPQPALGKRVLVLLGIANPEFSRRFLLIEAPGCHLDDVVLRPLGCENVGQPLIDPDREIVMEGVQTIEGPLLLEKIAPDVIALTGDALTGQLAIREALARCPSLAHSVPALKNQAVYALPHCCSAEPLSHPANFGIWKEALSR; encoded by the coding sequence ATGCTTTCAGGACCGACACTTCTCAATTCCATATTCGTCGGCGACCGCGTCGCGGATGTCGCCCGCGCGCTCGGCTGCTACCCCAAGGCCATGATCGGCGGACAGGTTCCCATGGTCGAACGTGCCTACCCCTTCGCCGAACAGCTAGAGTGCATCCTCTGCGTCATGGGCCCCAAGCGCAAGCTGCTCTACAAGGCGTACGAGAAGATGGGCATCGAATACGTCGTGCTGGAGAATTCCGGCGATGAGCCGAACCCGGCATCCATCGCTCCCGAACTTGAGGCCAAGGGACTGCGCGCAAGGACCATCGACTTCACGCACGGCATCCCCCACGCCATTGAGGAAGCGGGCCGCGTCTTCGGACGCGAAAAGGCCGCCGCAAAGCTCCTGCGCACGTACGAGAAGGACATCGCCACCATCGACGCTCCCCAGCCCGCCCTCGGCAAGCGCGTTCTCGTACTGCTCGGCATCGCCAATCCCGAGTTCTCCCGGCGCTTCCTACTCATCGAGGCCCCGGGCTGCCACCTCGACGACGTCGTCCTGCGGCCGCTTGGCTGCGAAAACGTGGGGCAGCCGCTCATCGATCCCGATCGGGAAATCGTCATGGAAGGCGTGCAGACCATCGAGGGCCCGCTCCTCCTCGAAAAAATCGCCCCCGACGTCATCGCCCTCACCGGCGACGCGCTCACCGGCCAACTGGCCATCCGCGAAGCGCTCGCCCGCTGCCCCTCGCTGGCACACAGCGTGCCCGCCCTAAAGAATCAGGCCGTCTACGCCCTGCCCCACTGTTGCAGTGCGGAGCCTCTCAGCCATCCGGCGAACTTCGGCATCTGGAAAGAGGCTCTTTCCCGCTAG
- a CDS encoding DUF6538 domain-containing protein has product MPKNIERHGSGWRFCLRIPSEYQAFENNRKVIKKSLRTADKREAVRVAKGLRESIERRWHELATKQSTALDYEDLRGGPHPSDRLAASIR; this is encoded by the coding sequence ATGCCGAAAAACATTGAACGCCACGGTAGCGGCTGGCGTTTTTGTCTTCGTATCCCATCTGAGTATCAAGCTTTCGAGAATAATCGGAAGGTAATCAAGAAGAGCTTAAGAACCGCTGACAAGCGGGAGGCTGTTCGTGTCGCTAAAGGTCTGCGTGAATCTATTGAAAGGCGATGGCATGAGTTAGCTACGAAGCAAAGCACAGCTCTTGATTATGAAGATCTTAGAGGTGGTCCCCATCCTTCGGACAGGTTGGCGGCCTCAATAAGGTGA
- a CDS encoding sigma 54-interacting transcriptional regulator, whose protein sequence is MQNYAPHLPIADADALPLPGLCIIRLDSDGRIVLLLGENTLPRSLWGRIAPGVIFELALDECIELERLVALVRTLPFHHTKLRIDGQCWRVQSIRLGASHIRNDGFLFFIEPCDISRMIDASHVEALARPLALTGEEGFLHGDSGELIAAFHPEERLDTAPGTGRTAHRLPLHCSIRIPPTGEARAELEARGWCSATLPCSPDRKTAGLLVRSYAITYGPHPLIVSLVRGIELAEQPQSTIRERPFPAMAYRRTPAPDFRLLHADEGSRRILRMHSCMLFSPSPIAFNELIHPSDEARFRSAAAEAETGNSHFRLSYIVRADEGRDVRVLDKGTPVRDEHGRLLYVEGTLYDIGALDALHNEAAECRGEAPSLDDFKQLGIIGRSQGLKRMLTVIGRAATSRECVLILGESGSGKELAARAVHEASKRASGPFVSVNCGAIPECLMESEFFGHRKGAFSGADRNHAGLFEQAHGGTLFLDEIGEIPLNMQIKLLRAIEGSGITPVGGTGTFTPDVRIVAATNRDLAERVRLGAMREDFYYRINILPIRIPPLRERREDIPLLFGHFLGNCPNVAPLPGGLLARLMHYDWPGNVRELRNAAMRYATLGELPAEILGPEILGTKMLGAEIFDTEIPGAAALGTDATAFEAAQPTAEGDLRSRLSELEREILLRELESNQWNRSRVATRLGIDRRTLYDKIRRYDLRPS, encoded by the coding sequence ATGCAGAACTACGCCCCCCACTTGCCAATCGCCGACGCAGACGCCTTGCCGCTTCCCGGGCTGTGCATCATCCGCCTGGATAGCGACGGCAGAATCGTTCTCCTCCTTGGAGAGAACACCCTGCCTCGCAGCCTTTGGGGCCGCATCGCCCCGGGCGTGATCTTCGAGTTGGCACTGGACGAGTGCATCGAACTCGAACGTCTTGTCGCGCTGGTCAGAACCCTTCCCTTTCACCACACGAAGCTACGCATCGACGGACAATGCTGGAGGGTGCAGAGCATCCGGCTGGGTGCCTCGCACATCCGCAATGACGGATTCCTCTTCTTCATCGAACCATGCGACATCTCGCGCATGATCGATGCGTCCCACGTCGAGGCACTCGCCCGCCCGCTGGCGCTCACTGGCGAGGAGGGCTTTCTTCACGGCGACAGCGGGGAGCTCATCGCCGCCTTCCATCCGGAGGAGCGCCTTGACACGGCACCAGGCACTGGACGTACGGCCCATCGCCTCCCCCTGCACTGCTCCATACGCATTCCCCCAACGGGCGAGGCTCGGGCCGAACTCGAAGCGCGCGGCTGGTGCAGCGCCACACTGCCCTGCTCTCCGGATCGAAAAACCGCAGGCCTACTGGTCCGCAGCTACGCCATCACATACGGGCCCCACCCGCTTATCGTGAGCCTCGTGCGCGGCATCGAACTGGCAGAACAGCCGCAGTCCACAATACGGGAACGTCCGTTCCCCGCGATGGCCTACCGCAGGACACCTGCCCCGGATTTCCGGCTCCTTCACGCCGACGAGGGAAGCCGCCGGATTCTGCGCATGCACTCGTGCATGCTGTTCTCGCCCTCGCCCATAGCTTTCAACGAATTGATCCACCCCTCGGACGAAGCCCGCTTCCGCAGCGCAGCGGCCGAGGCTGAAACGGGCAACAGCCACTTTCGGCTAAGCTACATCGTCCGGGCGGACGAGGGACGGGACGTGCGGGTGCTCGACAAGGGCACCCCCGTCCGCGACGAGCACGGCCGCCTGCTGTACGTCGAGGGCACCCTCTACGACATCGGCGCGCTGGATGCCCTGCACAACGAGGCCGCCGAATGCCGAGGCGAAGCCCCAAGTCTCGACGATTTCAAGCAACTCGGCATCATCGGCCGCTCACAGGGGCTAAAACGCATGCTCACCGTCATCGGTCGGGCCGCGACATCGCGGGAATGCGTGCTCATTCTCGGGGAATCCGGCTCGGGAAAAGAGCTCGCGGCCCGCGCCGTACACGAGGCGAGCAAGCGCGCCAGCGGTCCCTTCGTTTCCGTCAACTGCGGCGCAATTCCCGAATGCCTGATGGAAAGCGAATTCTTCGGCCACCGCAAGGGAGCCTTCTCCGGTGCGGATCGCAACCATGCAGGACTTTTCGAGCAAGCCCACGGCGGCACGCTGTTTCTCGATGAAATCGGGGAAATCCCGCTGAACATGCAGATCAAACTGCTGCGCGCCATCGAGGGGAGCGGGATCACCCCTGTTGGCGGAACGGGCACCTTCACGCCCGACGTCCGCATCGTCGCAGCGACCAACCGCGACCTTGCGGAACGGGTCCGCCTAGGGGCCATGCGCGAAGACTTCTACTACCGCATCAACATCCTCCCCATCCGCATCCCGCCCCTGCGGGAACGCCGCGAGGACATCCCCTTGCTCTTCGGCCACTTTCTGGGCAACTGCCCAAATGTCGCACCCCTCCCCGGCGGCCTGCTCGCCCGGCTCATGCACTACGACTGGCCCGGAAACGTTCGCGAACTGCGCAATGCGGCCATGCGCTACGCCACCCTCGGCGAACTGCCCGCTGAAATACTTGGGCCGGAAATACTTGGGACGAAAATGCTTGGTGCGGAAATATTCGACACGGAAATACCAGGTGCGGCAGCACTCGGCACGGACGCCACGGCCTTCGAAGCCGCTCAGCCCACTGCGGAAGGCGACCTGCGCTCCCGGCTTTCCGAACTCGAACGCGAGATTCTGCTCAGGGAATTGGAGTCGAACCAATGGAACCGAAGCCGGGTCGCCACCCGCCTCGGCATCGACAGGCGCACCCTGTACGACAAAATCCGCCGCTACGATCTGCGGCCATCCTAA
- a CDS encoding ABC transporter ATP-binding protein produces the protein MTANASDALIDMRDVRLSLGAAGGTVDILRGVTFRVSAGETVSVVGPSGSGKTTMLMVLAGLEHPSSGEITVAGHRLATLGEDALARFRSAHVGVVFQAFHLVPTMTALENVALPLEFSRRPDAAARAAQCLDEVGLSARARHYPSQLSGGEQQRVAIARAFAPEPPLLLADEPTGNLDAATGQRIMDLLFSLRERFGTTLVLVTHDERLAARCSRTVRMADGKLNGGVP, from the coding sequence ATGACAGCGAACGCCTCCGATGCCCTCATTGACATGCGCGACGTCCGGCTCTCGCTCGGCGCGGCTGGCGGAACCGTGGACATCCTGCGCGGCGTGACGTTTCGCGTGAGCGCCGGTGAAACCGTCAGCGTGGTCGGCCCCTCCGGCTCCGGCAAGACGACCATGCTCATGGTGCTAGCCGGGCTGGAACACCCAAGCTCCGGCGAGATCACCGTGGCCGGGCATCGGCTCGCCACCCTCGGCGAAGACGCGCTGGCCCGCTTCCGCAGTGCCCACGTGGGGGTGGTCTTTCAGGCCTTCCATCTGGTGCCGACCATGACCGCCCTCGAAAACGTCGCCCTGCCCCTCGAATTCTCCCGCCGCCCGGACGCAGCCGCCCGCGCGGCCCAGTGCCTCGACGAGGTGGGCCTTTCCGCACGCGCGCGGCACTATCCTTCGCAGCTCTCCGGCGGCGAGCAGCAGCGTGTGGCCATCGCCCGCGCCTTCGCTCCCGAGCCGCCGCTTCTGTTGGCCGACGAGCCGACCGGCAACCTCGATGCCGCAACGGGCCAGCGCATCATGGACCTGCTCTTCTCCCTACGCGAACGCTTCGGCACCACCCTCGTCCTCGTCACGCACGACGAGCGGCTCGCAGCACGCTGTTCGCGTACCGTGCGCATGGCCGACGGCAAGTTGAACGGCGGCGTGCCATGA
- a CDS encoding TonB-dependent hemoglobin/transferrin/lactoferrin family receptor: MGNRMVAMLAAFLITGLILGQPVMADEGASPAAKPATQAKEAKGDQLPETTLDRVVVSATRTEQTAFEAPASVIGIGKEAIERTQARTVKDILEDVPNVEFSDPTNPFIQKPSLRGLNTNQTTFKIDGARQNYSSQSGIGHSPLVADPEMLKEVEVLRGPSSALHGSGGIGGVISLRTKDAADFLEPDETFGARLKTGYQSGTSQTLSSAALYGRQGIFDILGQGAYRDFGDTHTTNPSPTKDTSYRTGYSKSGMLKLSACPTEDQALSLSYNYYDGFFGSTRAVSTFTEEQHRLVGNYEYAPSDNRWMDLKLTAQGEWRENEYLNDVPRQLKDTFDSLGGSVQNTSRFAFGPVAENALTYGVDFYRDHQEGTDMGEPDPSRPDASAEDLGLFIQDEITILDRVKLIPALRFTSYSRTSDSDTATDQDDSKVTPKFTAQVEVCPWLSVFGTYAQSYRPPSLDEIYFAIDHDMPWGKIRVLPNPNLKPETAETWEMGFNVGLDRLFTDNDPFRLKATYFREDVDDLIEAQQTKGFATPPAGEIHYQSINVGSVHRFGYELEGEYIIDNLSLSASYGKTLGWDEETGNRTGGSPEKLSLRAGYAFPSRNLTVYWKSRFVGAYRTFNMFDDATVTYNPYTVHGIGLTWTPSFRNFDGFRLDLGVDNLFDTRYQTSNGGYDIGQNIKMSVSYEF; the protein is encoded by the coding sequence ATGGGCAATCGCATGGTCGCCATGTTGGCGGCATTTCTCATAACCGGCCTCATACTGGGCCAACCGGTCATGGCGGACGAGGGGGCTTCGCCAGCGGCCAAACCCGCAACGCAAGCCAAAGAAGCAAAAGGAGACCAGCTCCCCGAAACGACACTCGACCGGGTCGTGGTCAGCGCCACGCGCACGGAGCAGACGGCCTTCGAGGCCCCGGCCTCGGTCATCGGCATAGGCAAGGAAGCCATCGAACGCACGCAGGCCCGGACGGTCAAGGATATCCTTGAGGACGTTCCCAACGTCGAATTCTCCGACCCCACGAATCCGTTCATCCAGAAGCCGTCCCTGCGCGGCCTCAACACAAACCAGACGACCTTCAAGATCGACGGCGCGCGGCAGAACTACTCGTCGCAGTCGGGCATTGGGCATTCGCCCCTCGTCGCGGACCCGGAGATGCTCAAAGAAGTCGAGGTGCTGCGTGGCCCCTCCTCCGCTCTGCACGGCAGCGGCGGCATTGGCGGCGTGATCTCGCTGCGCACCAAGGACGCGGCGGACTTCCTCGAACCCGATGAGACGTTCGGGGCGCGCCTGAAGACCGGCTACCAGTCCGGCACCTCCCAGACCCTCAGTTCCGCCGCGCTCTACGGGCGTCAGGGCATTTTCGACATTCTCGGACAAGGTGCCTACCGCGACTTCGGAGACACCCACACGACGAACCCCTCGCCCACGAAGGACACGAGCTACCGCACCGGATACTCGAAATCCGGCATGCTGAAGCTCTCGGCCTGCCCCACCGAAGATCAGGCACTCTCCCTCAGCTACAACTACTACGACGGATTCTTCGGCTCGACACGCGCGGTGAGCACCTTCACCGAGGAGCAGCACCGCCTCGTAGGCAACTACGAGTATGCGCCAAGCGACAACCGCTGGATGGACCTGAAGCTCACCGCGCAGGGCGAATGGCGCGAAAACGAATACCTGAACGACGTGCCCCGGCAACTGAAGGACACGTTCGATTCGCTGGGCGGCAGCGTGCAGAACACCTCGCGCTTCGCCTTCGGCCCGGTCGCCGAAAATGCCCTCACTTACGGCGTGGACTTCTACCGCGATCATCAGGAAGGCACGGACATGGGCGAACCGGACCCCTCGCGCCCCGACGCCTCCGCCGAGGATCTCGGCCTGTTCATCCAGGACGAGATAACCATCCTCGATCGCGTGAAGCTCATCCCGGCGCTGCGCTTCACCTCCTACAGCCGCACCTCGGATTCGGACACAGCCACCGATCAGGACGACAGCAAGGTGACGCCGAAGTTCACCGCGCAGGTCGAGGTGTGCCCGTGGCTGAGCGTCTTCGGCACCTACGCCCAGTCCTACCGCCCGCCGTCGCTCGACGAAATCTACTTCGCCATCGACCACGACATGCCGTGGGGCAAGATAAGGGTCCTGCCCAACCCGAACCTCAAGCCGGAAACGGCCGAGACGTGGGAAATGGGCTTCAACGTCGGTCTCGACCGGCTCTTTACGGACAACGATCCCTTCCGGCTCAAGGCGACCTATTTCCGCGAGGACGTGGACGACCTCATCGAGGCGCAGCAGACCAAAGGCTTCGCCACCCCGCCCGCGGGCGAGATCCACTACCAGAGCATCAACGTGGGAAGCGTGCACCGCTTCGGCTACGAGCTGGAAGGGGAATACATCATCGACAATCTGAGCCTCTCCGCCTCCTACGGCAAAACCCTCGGCTGGGACGAGGAAACCGGCAACCGCACCGGCGGCAGCCCCGAAAAGCTCTCCCTGCGGGCGGGCTACGCCTTCCCGAGCCGCAACCTCACCGTATACTGGAAGTCGCGCTTCGTTGGCGCGTACCGCACCTTCAACATGTTCGATGACGCGACCGTCACCTACAATCCCTACACCGTCCACGGCATAGGGCTGACGTGGACCCCCAGCTTCCGCAACTTCGACGGCTTCCGTCTCGATCTTGGCGTGGATAACCTCTTCGACACCCGCTACCAGACCTCCAACGGCGGATACGACATCGGCCAGAACATCAAGATGTCCGTCTCCTACGAGTTCTAG
- a CDS encoding arylesterase has protein sequence MSQLLKAVSCALVVLVAIFAVSPFASARTLSLLAFGDSITAGYGLGADQSYPARLEALLRAQGVDVRVINAGVSGDTTSGGLARLPWILELRPDAAILALGANDALRGLDPTLTRDNLSRMLELFAEAGVPVLLAGMRASGNNGDDFQRRFDALYPALAHEHGVVLYPFLLDGVALDSALNQSDGIHPNADGAQRIALNLFPFVLDLLDVAASQPHSASSPAP, from the coding sequence GTGAGTCAGTTGCTGAAAGCCGTATCCTGTGCGCTGGTTGTGCTGGTCGCCATCTTCGCGGTGTCTCCGTTCGCTTCGGCGCGGACGCTGTCGCTTCTGGCCTTTGGGGACAGCATCACCGCCGGGTACGGTCTCGGCGCGGACCAGTCCTACCCGGCGCGGCTGGAAGCCCTGCTTCGTGCGCAGGGGGTGGACGTGCGGGTGATCAATGCCGGTGTGTCCGGCGACACGACGTCCGGCGGACTTGCCCGTCTGCCGTGGATTCTTGAATTGCGTCCCGATGCCGCCATTCTCGCCCTCGGTGCCAACGACGCACTGCGCGGACTCGACCCCACCCTGACCCGCGACAATCTCTCCCGCATGCTGGAACTCTTCGCCGAGGCCGGGGTGCCCGTGCTGCTCGCGGGAATGCGCGCATCGGGAAACAATGGCGACGACTTTCAGCGCCGTTTCGACGCCCTGTATCCCGCACTTGCTCACGAACATGGGGTGGTCCTGTATCCGTTTCTGCTGGACGGCGTGGCTCTCGACTCCGCCCTGAACCAGAGCGACGGCATCCATCCCAATGCCGACGGCGCGCAGCGCATCGCGCTGAATCTGTTCCCCTTTGTTCTCGACCTTCTCGATGTCGCCGCGTCGCAGCCGCATTCCGCCTCGTCGCCCGCGCCCTGA
- a CDS encoding ABC transporter permease, whose translation MSIATDIGLALRLARRELRGGARGFAVFLACLALGAATIAAVGSFSASVDAGLRTDARRLLGGDLQIIRSQLAPPPDVAELLAARGRVSHIVRMRTMARSDSGAATLAELKAVDASYPLYGSVELASGKPLATALALKGGIHGAVVEQELLARLGINLGDVINVGEGHLRVTDVILREPDRVSQFFGLGPRIMISTSGLAASGLLRPDTLARHVLNLRLPGVATLEQVSALESELEAAHPGADWRIHRFNQSARGLRRFTDTMDMYLTLVGLSALLVGGVGVAGAVRGFLAGRLRTIAVMKALGASRRMTTSVYLTQVLALALAGCVTGAVGGAAAAAAVAEPLAERLGVPIGNGLHLEPMVEAVAYGLLTALAFSLWPLSSAGRIGPARLFRGYADAAPQRPTPAAIGATALATLAFFALLWLTADARAVTFGFAAAAVICAGVLFVYARIVRRTASRIPSPAQPHLRQALANIHRPGASTGSVIFSLGLGLTVLTSVALVDGNIQDIAGRRTPGQAPSYFLVDIPRADMAELAQAALDIPGVSRLEREPSVRGRITHINGRPARPEDVDPSVAWALNSDRSLTFAHAQPDKITLASGTWWDGDYAGPPVICLDHDIAKGFGMRLGDTLTVNILGRPITASVVCTRHIDWTTAAVNHAIIFGPGVLENAPYTFIATAYAEPGAEASLFAMLTKRFPHVVVISMRRVLADVQGIIDNIGLAVRATAAVTLLAGLLVLSEALRANLRSRHRDAVIFKVLGATPRDIMLALTLEFALLGAAAALLATALGVAGAWTFVHFVLETQWILPVGPMLAIPAGGVAATVMLGLLGVRRTLAQSAWTVLRNE comes from the coding sequence ATGAGCATCGCGACGGATATCGGCCTCGCCCTGCGCCTTGCCCGGCGCGAACTGCGCGGCGGCGCGCGGGGATTCGCCGTCTTTCTCGCCTGTCTCGCCCTCGGCGCGGCAACCATCGCCGCTGTCGGCTCCTTCTCGGCCTCCGTGGACGCAGGGCTGCGCACCGACGCGCGCCGCCTGCTGGGGGGCGACCTCCAGATCATCCGCTCCCAGCTTGCTCCGCCGCCCGACGTCGCCGAACTCCTGGCCGCGCGGGGGCGCGTCAGCCACATCGTGCGCATGCGCACCATGGCCCGCTCCGACTCGGGCGCGGCCACCCTCGCCGAACTCAAGGCCGTGGACGCAAGCTACCCCCTCTACGGCTCCGTCGAACTGGCCTCGGGCAAACCGCTCGCCACGGCCCTCGCCCTGAAGGGCGGCATCCACGGCGCGGTGGTGGAACAGGAACTCCTCGCCCGGCTCGGCATCAACCTCGGCGACGTCATCAACGTCGGCGAGGGGCACTTGCGCGTCACGGACGTCATCCTGCGCGAGCCGGACCGCGTGTCGCAATTCTTCGGCCTCGGCCCACGAATCATGATCTCCACCTCGGGGCTGGCCGCCTCAGGACTCCTCCGGCCGGACACCCTCGCCCGTCACGTCCTGAACCTACGCCTGCCCGGCGTCGCCACGCTGGAGCAGGTCTCCGCGCTGGAAAGCGAACTGGAAGCCGCCCATCCCGGCGCGGACTGGCGTATCCACCGCTTCAACCAATCCGCGCGCGGCCTCCGGCGCTTCACGGACACCATGGACATGTACCTGACCCTCGTGGGGCTTTCGGCACTGCTTGTCGGCGGCGTGGGCGTCGCGGGCGCGGTGCGGGGATTTCTCGCCGGACGCCTGCGGACCATCGCCGTGATGAAAGCCCTTGGCGCGTCGCGGCGCATGACCACCAGCGTGTACCTCACGCAGGTTCTGGCGCTGGCCCTCGCGGGCTGCGTAACGGGTGCCGTCGGCGGGGCCGCTGCAGCGGCGGCCGTTGCCGAGCCGCTGGCCGAGCGCCTCGGCGTGCCCATCGGCAACGGTCTGCATCTCGAACCCATGGTCGAAGCCGTGGCCTACGGGCTACTCACTGCGCTGGCCTTTTCGCTGTGGCCGCTATCCTCGGCGGGGCGCATCGGTCCGGCGCGGCTGTTCCGGGGCTATGCGGACGCCGCCCCGCAGCGCCCAACGCCAGCCGCCATCGGCGCGACGGCCCTCGCAACGCTGGCCTTCTTCGCGCTGTTATGGCTCACCGCCGACGCGCGCGCGGTAACCTTCGGTTTCGCCGCTGCGGCCGTCATCTGTGCGGGTGTCCTCTTCGTCTACGCACGCATCGTGCGCCGCACGGCCAGCCGCATCCCCTCGCCCGCGCAACCCCACCTGCGTCAGGCGCTGGCCAACATCCACCGCCCCGGCGCGTCCACGGGCAGCGTCATCTTCTCCCTCGGCCTCGGGCTGACGGTCCTAACCAGCGTGGCGCTCGTGGACGGCAACATTCAGGACATCGCTGGCAGACGCACTCCGGGACAGGCACCGTCCTACTTCCTCGTGGACATCCCACGGGCGGACATGGCGGAACTTGCGCAGGCGGCGCTGGACATCCCCGGCGTCTCGCGCCTCGAACGCGAGCCGTCCGTGCGCGGGCGCATCACCCACATCAACGGCCGCCCCGCCCGACCCGAGGACGTGGACCCATCCGTGGCGTGGGCGCTCAATTCCGACCGCTCACTGACCTTCGCCCACGCGCAGCCGGACAAGATCACCCTCGCCTCCGGAACATGGTGGGACGGCGATTACGCGGGGCCGCCCGTCATCTGCCTCGATCACGACATCGCCAAGGGCTTCGGGATGCGCCTTGGCGACACGCTGACCGTCAACATCCTCGGCCGTCCGATCACGGCGAGCGTCGTCTGCACGCGGCATATCGACTGGACGACCGCCGCCGTGAACCACGCCATCATTTTCGGCCCCGGAGTGCTGGAGAACGCGCCCTACACCTTCATCGCCACGGCCTACGCCGAACCGGGCGCGGAGGCGTCGCTCTTCGCCATGCTCACGAAGCGTTTTCCGCACGTCGTCGTCATTTCCATGCGTCGCGTTCTGGCGGACGTGCAGGGCATCATCGATAACATCGGGCTTGCCGTGCGCGCCACGGCGGCTGTCACGCTACTGGCCGGGCTGCTCGTGCTGTCCGAGGCGCTGCGGGCGAATCTGCGCTCCCGCCACCGCGACGCCGTGATCTTCAAGGTCCTCGGAGCCACGCCGCGCGACATCATGCTCGCCCTCACCCTCGAATTCGCGTTGCTCGGCGCGGCCGCGGCGCTCCTCGCAACGGCGCTTGGCGTGGCCGGGGCGTGGACCTTCGTGCATTTCGTCCTCGAAACGCAATGGATTCTGCCCGTCGGACCAATGCTCGCCATTCCGGCGGGCGGCGTGGCGGCGACCGTCATGCTGGGGCTTCTTGGCGTGCGGCGGACACTGGCGCAAAGCGCGTGGACCGTGCTGCGCAACGAATAG